TCTTCATGAAATTGAAGGCCACATCCATGTCCTACAAACTGATAGACTACACTGCAGTGATTTCTGCGGGCAACGGATTCAATGACATTGCCAATTTCACAGATCATAAGGCCCGGTTTTAAAATGGCAATGGATTCCATTAAACAGTCATAAGCGGTATCGACGACCCGTTTTTTTTCCTCATCGATATCCCCAATACAGACCATACGGCTCGTATCCCCATAAAAGCCATTGAGAACAGTTGAGATATCAATATTCATAATATCGCCATTTTTTAGTTTGCGATTTTCAGGGATACCATGACAGACGACTTCGTTGATCGAAGTACAAATCGACTTAGGGTAAGGGGGATATCCATAATTCAAGCAGGGAGAGATCGCATGGTGCTTTTTGAGGAGTTCATTTGCCAAATGATCAAGTTCAAGCGTTGTCACGCCTTCTTTTGCCGCTTTGCACAATGCATCTAAAATATATGCAGAAAGTGTGCACGATGCGCGAATGCCTTCAATTTCTTGGGGAGATTTGATAAGAATACCGTATTTTTTTTTATATTCTTGTTTCAGAGATTCCTTAGTTCGTGGGGCAACTTGGGGATAATGACATTTTTTCCATTTCTTATTGCTTCCACACCAGCATGGATCATTCCGATTGATCATTGTTTCTCCTTCAAATGAAGTTAATTATAACAATCACCCTGTTTAAAAACCAGATCGACTTCATTGATGGACGGTATAAATTGAGCGGATAAAGGCTTTAATCCCCTCCATAAACATTTCAGTTGACAAAAGAATCAGAACAAGTCCCATAAGGCGCTCACATGCTTCTAAGCCTTTCTGTTTAAGTGTTTTTTGGATTTGATTGGAAAAGATGAGAATGGAGAAGGAAATAAGCCAAGCAACGATAATGGCTCCCGCTAAATATAAGGAATGGATTTCCTGCTTGGCATAGATCATGACCGTAGCTAGGATGGAAGGGCCTGCAACTAAGGGGATCGCAAGAGGTACGATAAAAGGTTCTTTAGTGATTTCTGATGTGTGAAAAGGCGAATCATTCGAAGGAAAAATCATTTTAAGTGCAATTAAAAAGAGGATTGTCCCTCCTGCAATGCTTAAGGTAGGTGTTGAGATATGGAGAACTGTTAAAATAACATCACCCAAAAAAGCAAAAAAGAGGATGGTGAAGAGAGCAATGATGAGTTCCCTAGCAATAATGCGTTTTTGTTGTTTCGCCTCGACATGCTTTAAAATAGAAATATAAAAAGGGATATTTCCAATGGGATCCATTAAAAGAAAAAGGGAAAGGGCAAGAGAAAAAAAATGTGACCAACTCATCAAATCTAACCTACTCTTCAATTTATTTCGGTATATAGCTAAATGGGCTCAGTTAAACAAGAAAATATACCGGAAGCGTCCCACATTTCTTCATAACTCACCTTACGCAAAAATGAGGATTCAGAGAGCGATCGAGGCAAAGCCAGATCAAAACGAAGCGATCCGAATGAGGAGGGCATAGCCAAAGTGCTATGTCCGACGAGGGAGGATTGATATGGCAAAGCCGCAGCCGCTCTATAATCCTTCATTTTTGCGTAAGGTGAGTTCATAATTGAGGATGTGTTTTTATTTTGAATTGCTTCATTTGCTGTGGAGAGAGGTTTTCAAAAATAACGAGGAGATCGCGATTTTTTTTAAAGCCCGAATGGGTCCAGTTAACTGAGCCCAATATTGCAATATCATGATCAATGTAACAAGCTTTTTGATGCATCAATTCGTAGCTTTTCGATAAATGAATGGGAAAGCCGCTGCAGTGGCGATTCCCTTGGCCTCGATCGAGGATAAAGGAGACATCAATATCTTTTTGGTAGGCATTTTGCAGCGCATGGATGATTTTTTGATGAGAGAGGGCAAAGAGAGCTCCATGGATTTTTATCTGAGCCTTTTCAATGCACTGCAATAGATGGTTGATCGCTTTATGTGTGGTATCGGGCATTGTGTATAGATGAATGTGCGTCGATCCACTGTGGAAATGTCCATCTTGTCCATTGATGTTCATGTTGGCTTTGAGCCACTTGGCAAGTTGGGGATGGTAAATCGATACTAGGATATTCTGATGATATAGCAGGGAGGAGAGGGTAATGTTTGTCGATCCAAACAGGGCTATGGTTTCATCAATGATAAGAATTTTTTGATGCATCAGGTGACAATGGGATTTTTTGATGGATTGAATGCGCTGATTGAGCTTGCTCTCTAGGTTAGGGGAGTTGTGATCATCATAGTAGACTGTTATCGTTAGTCCCTCTTTTGCTTTACGGTTGAGATGGTGGATCACATCGCGATCGGTTAAAGCAAAGATCGACAAGTCAATGGAGTCTTGGGCGCGATCAATCAATTGGATAAAGAGCAATTTATGATTATCGCAATGGTGATTTGAATAAAAAATGATCGGATTGGACAAAAAAGGAAGCTCGATGCGGATGCCCTGTACTATTAAAAAGGCGATCGCGGCAATCGAGCTTATTAACAAAGAAATAAAAAAAAACTTAGATTTTTTGTCCTGCTGCGCGCATTTTTTTGACGGCATTGGCAAGACCAATTTTATCAACGGTTCTCATTGCACAGGCAGATAAGCGCAACGTTACAAAACGGTTCTCTTCAGAAAACCAAAATCTTTTTTTAACTAAGTTAGGTTGAAAACGGCGCTTGCAAGAACCGGTAATATTAAGGCCGATTCCTTTTTGTTTTTTAGCAATACCACGAGTCGTGTAGCTTCTTCCTTTGCGGGGCACCTTTCCGGTAAGCTGGCATTTCTTTGACATATAAAATTCTCCTCTTAAGCCCTTTGGGGAATAAGAATATCATCTTATTTATTATTGGACAAGAGGAAGAGAAAAGACAAAGTTAAGGCGACAAATTAAAATTAAACTTTTACAAAGTTAGGTCATTTGCTATTGTTGAAATTTAAAGTCTTTTTTTATTTTTCAACTTATTGTTAGTGAAAGGTTTGTGTTATATCGTGGAAGAGTTATATACCGATTTCTTAATTATTGGCTCAGGACCTGCCGGACAAAAGGCGGCCATTCAAGCTGCCAAACTCGGAAAATCAGTGATTCTTATAGAAAAAGGAAAATATTTAGGTGGAGAGAGCCTTAATTCCGGAACAATTCCTTCAAAATCGCTTCGAGAAGCCATTCTCAACCTTACCGATTTTTATAAAAAAAGTTATTATGCTCAGGGAATGGATGTTCGATCCGTTTCAATTAATGACCTCAATTATTGTCTACTCAACGTCTTGACACAACAAAGAATGATTCTTCAACGTCAATTTGAAAAGAATGAAATTTCGATCATTCATGGACGGGCATCTTTTGAAAATAGTTATGAGGTTCTGGTTAAAGATGAAGAGGGCAAGGTCAATTATTCCATTGTAGCGGAAAATATTTTGATCGCCAGCGGTTCCGTCCCCCGTAATCCCACGCATGTCCCTTTTGATAATGAAAGAATTTTAGATTCAACACGGCTTCTTGATATCGAAACGGTTCCTAAAACAATGATCGTATTAGGAGGGGGAATTATTGGGGCAGAATATGCCAGTTTTTTTTCGGCTCTACATACAAAGGTCAAATTAGTCGATAAAAAACATTCAATCCTTCCACATTTAGATAGTGAAATTAGCGCTCATCTACAAAAATCTTTGATGACACTTGGTCTCGAATTTATCGGGGGAAAAGAATTAGAAAAAATTGAAAAAGTCGAAGATGGGGTTAAGGTCGTCTTTAAAGATAAGAGTGAGATTCAAGCAGATGTGTTATTATATGCCCTTGGTAGGCAAGCGAATGTAGAAGAGCTCCGTATTGATCGAGCCGGAATTAGTCTGTCGGAATCGGGTCATATTCCCGTTAATTCGCTCTTTCAAACGGTTGTCCCTCATATTTATGCAGCAGGTGATGTGATCGGTGGTCCTTGCCTTGCATCGACGAGTATGGAACAAGGGCGTCTTGCTGCAAGAAATGTACTTGGAGTGAAATCACACCCCTTTCCCGATAATTTTCCTATTGGAATTTATACCATTCCTGAAATTTCTTCTTGTGGCTATACCGAAGAAGAATTGCAAAAATTAGGCTATCGATATGAGGTGGGGCGCGCATATTATTATGAGATTGCAAAGAGTCAAATTGTGGGAACGGATGAAGGACTCTTTAAAATATTATTTCATGCTGATACTCTAGAGATTCTTGGTATTCAAATCATTGGTTGTGGTGCAACTGAGGTCATTCATATCGGTCAAGTTGCCATGAGTTTTAAAGCAAAGATTGATTATTTCATCGATCAGGTATTTAATTATCCAACCTATGCCGAAGGATACCGCATTGCGGCACTCAATGGCATGAATAAGATTCGTAAAAAGACGAGCTGAAAAAGAGATTATGGCAATTTATAATATCGATGATTTTCGAGAAGAAGGCACGAAAGCTTCAGTCAAAAATCAGACAGAGATTTCCGAAGAAAATTCGACTCAGTACCTCAAAGATCAAATCAAGGGATTTGCAAAAGACAAACCCAAAGGGCGCTTGTTTTCATCGATTACTGCCAGGTTTTTCTTTTTTCTTCTCCTCATTGCAGATATTGTATGGGGAATTTATGCAATGCTTAGTTTTATTATCAAATTCGCGATCAACCTAATGACGCTTTTTATGATACGCCCCTTAGTTGCGAGTATGAAATACTCTTGGCTTTCGATTAAAAGAGCCATTATTTGTCTGATTGCTTTAGCTCTGGCTATTTTTAGTCCGGCGCTGGGAATCATGTTCGCATGTCTTTATTTTCTTATGTATGACAAGAAAGGGGTGGAAGAAATCGTTCCTTCTTCTTTGAGGGATCAATTTAAAGATTTCTTCCCGTCATAGCCTCGACTTTGTGAGCAATGCTGTCCCTATTGATTAAGCGCTTGTGTCATTGTCACTCGTTTTGCACTCACGGAACTATTTGTTGCCGTATTGAATAGTTGGTAAGGATAGTTGGGGTCTTGTGTCGTTGTCACTCGAATTTGAACCGGAGAGAGCCATCCTTGCGAAAGATTCATATCTTTGGGATCAACTTCCCAAACAGAGCCGTCGTCAAGCTGAATATATTGGCCATTAGAAATATTTAAACTCAATGTGCTAAGTGTTGTTTGGGGAGGTTTGACATTCTGTTCTTGTAGCCATTTAGCCAGCTGAGAGCGCTGCGAAGGGGATAGCAGATCTAAGCCATATTTTTTTTGGACGACAGGCGGAATGAATTGGTTTAAATCAGTCCCTGTGGTTGCCATATTTGACTGAGTTGGGCTATTACCGGCACAAAAAACTGAAATATTTAAGCAAGTTAGAAAAATAAGGGCTAGAGGAATTTTTTTTTTCATCGAAGGGTCCTTTTCTTTAGTTTATAAAAGCTAAATTTTGAAATTCATTAGGTGTAGTTCAAAATTGAGGGGATGCAGAATTTTATTCTGTGGTTTGAGCTGTCCTATAATTTTATATGTTTGCTTTAAGTGTTCAAAAGCTTTGGCATAATTAAATCGCTGGAGATGAATAATCGCTAAGTAGTATTCGACGGTTGGATTATTGGGGTCTAAAGCGTGATATTGATTGAGTGCATCCAAAGCTTCTTTCATGCGTGATAATTGAAGCCATGTGACGGCAAGAGCAAGCCATCCCTCTCTAAATTTAGGAAAGCGTTTCATTTGTGTTTGGATAAGTTTTTGTTTTTCAAAAATCGATTGCCGACTCTCGTCAATTTGCTTAAATATCGCGTTAAATCCCTCTTTATCAACACGCCCTGCTAAAAAATCTTCAGAAAGCGTGTCTTGAAATAAGACCTCATCCATAGGGATTTGATGTGCTTTTTTTAAATGTTCTTTTGCCTCTGAAATGCAGTCGGTATTGAGTAAATTGATCCCTAAAAAGAGATGAAGTTGGGAATCTTCTCCCATATAAGGCGCTGCAGCCGTATAAAGTTTGACTGCTTCCTCATATTTTTTTTGATCCCAAGCCACTGAGGCTTGGTTAAAAAAACTAAGGCCAATGGTTTCTTTAATCGTCCGTTTTTGAAGGCGAAGGGTGTTCATTCCGTAATAGTGCTCTTCCGGGATATGGATGCCGCGTGAAGTCGTTTCGATATTTATCCGATTTCCATCGACATCTAAGTAACTTAAATAGATGTGGCCGGGGGGAGTGATAATTTCTAAAGGAAGGTTCATCCTCTGAGCGAGAGTTAAATACAGGATAGAAACACCCAAACAGACCCCCAGTCGATTATCGAGGACAGAGGGGAGGATTGTATAGGTATCGATTTGTTTTGTCGATAGGGATTGAGGGGGGAATCGAAAGCGCATCTCATGAAAAATAAACTGATTAATCGCCTTGATTTTTTCAAGATGCGATGCTCCTCTTGGCAATCGAGCTAAGATTTGCAGGGCCATTAAGTCTAGATTAGCTTCATATTGTTCGATGTCATGGATTTTTGTAGGGCTATCTGTAAATTGATAAAGTAAAAGAGCGCGCGCCAGATCAATTTGCTCATTGGGCAGCTTTTGGATCTCTTCAATGGAGCTCACTTTGCTCCCTTTGAGTTTCCGATTAGATAAGTGATCGCTAAGTGTTTTAATTAGTTGTATTTGTTCGGTTGTCAAAATAGGGGTTTGATCAAAAGGCATTTTATTCACAAGTGAAATAAGGCCTTGGATGTAAAAATCAGGGACGGCGAGTTTTTCATTGATGGGAATAGGAATGATGCGGTGTTTGTTGATTAAATCAAAAGCGCGCTTAAGAGCGATTTCACCCGGCCGGCTATTGGGATAGAGTTTATAAAAAGCAAAAGAATCACTGATTGAATTTTGATCAAGGCTTGAGAAAAGAGTTTGCATTTTTGCATCAGTACCACTCAGTGGACTGATTAGAATACAAATGAAAAAAAAGAACAGAGATCGAAAGAAAACCATAAAAAAGCGCTCATTTCGGTATATTTCATAGCATAGTTCAAGAAATGATTTTTTTCATACTCGCTTTTAGTAGAGCATGAGTCGTTATCTTTTCAACGGAGGCTCGGAAACGAAAGGTCCAATTTGTTGGCAAAATGAAACCGGGGCGATTAATCCGTGCATCATCGGGGCATTCCCATACGAGGTCGGGATAAAGCGCTAAATATTCTTGTAAGAGGTTGACATGGTAGTGTGAATTGGTGTGATGGGCAATCTTTAGAAGTTCTAAGCGCTGTTTTTGAGTGAGGTGTTGACGGCAAGGCAGTTGACAAACTTTAAGAAATGCACTCACTTCTTTTCCCCCTGCAAGATACCACTGTGTAAAGGTTTCAGAGTCATGTGTTGAAATCGTGCACAGGCTATGTTTTGTATATTTTTCGAAGGGAATAAATTTTTTTGTAGTCCGGTATTTTTCCCATCGCATCACAATGGTTCGATTAATATTTAATGATTTAAGGCTTCTTCCCATGCTTGCCGGATAAATACCTAGGTCTTCTCCAATGGGAATCATATGAGTAAAGCTAAGAAGTTTTTTGAGAATTTTTTCTCCCTGTTTGAGGAAATCCCTCTCTTTAGCGGGAATATATTGGCCTTTTGAAGCCAATTCTCCAAGGGGAATAGCCCAGATTCGATAAAATCCAATCACATGATCAATTCGAAAAATGTCGTAAAAATGCTCTGCAAACTGAAGACGTCTTTGCCACCAACGAAAATGATCCTGTTCCATTGCCTCCCAATTAAATAATGGGAATCCCCAGTATTGACCTTCTTTATTAAAGGTGTCAGGTGGGGCACCGGCAGCTAGGTTGAGATTGAAGTGGGAGTGATGCGTCCAAACATCGGCACTTTGAGGGCTGATCAGAATGGGAATATCGCCCATCAATTGGATATTGCGCTCATGAGCATGGCGCTTTACGGCTATGAGCTGATTGAAGCAAGAATATTGGAGAAAGAAGAAAAAATCGATTTCGTCGGCATATTCTTGTGTGAGCTGTTGCATTGTTTCAGATGAAGGTGTCTTTATTTCATCCGGCCATTTTTCCCAAAAAGCTAGATTTTGCTTTTCTTTGAGAATTTTAAAAAGGGCATATTCAATGATCCAGGGAAATTCAGCGCGGAATGTTTGAAATGATTCGTCTTTGAGGTAGTGCTTTCGATTATGATGAAAATAAAAGTGTAAAAAATCCATTTTGATACGCAATACGTCATCATATTTGACGCGACGGGTGCGATTATAGGATTTAAAAATATCGAGTTTCTTTTCGAAGTCTTTGCGCGCCTTAAAATACTTGAGCTTTCTTAGAGAGAGGTAAATGGGATGGAGCGCGAGTGAAGAGAGGGCGTTATAAGGGCTTGGATCATATCCCGTATCATTCAGCGGAAGCAGCTGAATGACATTTAAGCCAATCTCAGCGCACCAGTCGATGATTGGGATCAGATCATAAAAATCTCCGATCCCACAACTGTTTTTAGAGCGTAAGGCAGATAGTGGTAAATTAATGCCATGTTGATGAGAATTTGACGTCATTTATGGTTTTAAACCCGGTTGTGGTTGATTGCCAAGAGAAGAAGAGCCCCTGTCTTCAATTAGAGCTCCGGAAGGATGGGAAAGGCCATCTTGAAAAGCTTTTCTCCATAGCATAGCTCTTCCTGAAAATTGCACTAATAGTTCAACGAGTTCAATTGTTTGGATTGTCATGAGGGGAATTTTCTCGTGAAGCATAATTAAGTTCATTTTGGGCAAAAAACTAAAAATGCCAACTTGTTTATTGACCGCATCATTTGCTTGTAGAAGAGATAGCAGGGTTTTTTCGCGGTATTTCCCGGGGAGCAATTCCGAGACAACACAAATAATCATTAAGTGATGTTCATCAGAGGAGAGTTCGAGCTGTACAAAAAGAGATTCATTGA
This Simkaniaceae bacterium DNA region includes the following protein-coding sequences:
- a CDS encoding CesT family type III secretion system chaperone, which translates into the protein MTMTRFTEILYELSEELDTPLHPDENNLCRIEINESLFVQLELSSDEHHLMIICVVSELLPGKYREKTLLSLLQANDAVNKQVGIFSFLPKMNLIMLHEKIPLMTIQTIELVELLVQFSGRAMLWRKAFQDGLSHPSGALIEDRGSSSLGNQPQPGLKP
- the rpmB gene encoding 50S ribosomal protein L28, whose amino-acid sequence is MSKKCQLTGKVPRKGRSYTTRGIAKKQKGIGLNITGSCKRRFQPNLVKKRFWFSEENRFVTLRLSACAMRTVDKIGLANAVKKMRAAGQKI
- a CDS encoding YhgN family NAAT transporter; this translates as MSWSHFFSLALSLFLLMDPIGNIPFYISILKHVEAKQQKRIIARELIIALFTILFFAFLGDVILTVLHISTPTLSIAGGTILFLIALKMIFPSNDSPFHTSEITKEPFIVPLAIPLVAGPSILATVMIYAKQEIHSLYLAGAIIVAWLISFSILIFSNQIQKTLKQKGLEACERLMGLVLILLSTEMFMEGIKAFIRSIYTVHQ
- a CDS encoding methionyl aminopeptidase, giving the protein MINRNDPCWCGSNKKWKKCHYPQVAPRTKESLKQEYKKKYGILIKSPQEIEGIRASCTLSAYILDALCKAAKEGVTTLELDHLANELLKKHHAISPCLNYGYPPYPKSICTSINEVVCHGIPENRKLKNGDIMNIDISTVLNGFYGDTSRMVCIGDIDEEKKRVVDTAYDCLMESIAILKPGLMICEIGNVIESVARRNHCSVVYQFVGHGCGLQFHEEPQVYHNYNNLQIPLQAGMTFTIEPMINAGIADAIIDPTDGWTARTADGKPSAQWEHLVLITDDGHEILTMPPQ
- the sthA gene encoding Si-specific NAD(P)(+) transhydrogenase, with the protein product MEELYTDFLIIGSGPAGQKAAIQAAKLGKSVILIEKGKYLGGESLNSGTIPSKSLREAILNLTDFYKKSYYAQGMDVRSVSINDLNYCLLNVLTQQRMILQRQFEKNEISIIHGRASFENSYEVLVKDEEGKVNYSIVAENILIASGSVPRNPTHVPFDNERILDSTRLLDIETVPKTMIVLGGGIIGAEYASFFSALHTKVKLVDKKHSILPHLDSEISAHLQKSLMTLGLEFIGGKELEKIEKVEDGVKVVFKDKSEIQADVLLYALGRQANVEELRIDRAGISLSESGHIPVNSLFQTVVPHIYAAGDVIGGPCLASTSMEQGRLAARNVLGVKSHPFPDNFPIGIYTIPEISSCGYTEEELQKLGYRYEVGRAYYYEIAKSQIVGTDEGLFKILFHADTLEILGIQIIGCGATEVIHIGQVAMSFKAKIDYFIDQVFNYPTYAEGYRIAALNGMNKIRKKTS
- a CDS encoding 4-alpha-glucanotransferase, coding for MTSNSHQHGINLPLSALRSKNSCGIGDFYDLIPIIDWCAEIGLNVIQLLPLNDTGYDPSPYNALSSLALHPIYLSLRKLKYFKARKDFEKKLDIFKSYNRTRRVKYDDVLRIKMDFLHFYFHHNRKHYLKDESFQTFRAEFPWIIEYALFKILKEKQNLAFWEKWPDEIKTPSSETMQQLTQEYADEIDFFFFLQYSCFNQLIAVKRHAHERNIQLMGDIPILISPQSADVWTHHSHFNLNLAAGAPPDTFNKEGQYWGFPLFNWEAMEQDHFRWWQRRLQFAEHFYDIFRIDHVIGFYRIWAIPLGELASKGQYIPAKERDFLKQGEKILKKLLSFTHMIPIGEDLGIYPASMGRSLKSLNINRTIVMRWEKYRTTKKFIPFEKYTKHSLCTISTHDSETFTQWYLAGGKEVSAFLKVCQLPCRQHLTQKQRLELLKIAHHTNSHYHVNLLQEYLALYPDLVWECPDDARINRPGFILPTNWTFRFRASVEKITTHALLKASMKKIIS